A section of the Streptomyces sp. SCL15-4 genome encodes:
- a CDS encoding VOC family protein, with protein MNHHSPGGGPRGQDVVSTHSVFGAPCWVSLTSRDLQATQDFYTAVLGWQWRTAKLGEHFRIALADGVPVAGIAAVASMWQMAVAWTPYFAVRDADVAVSRVRERGGTAAVGPLSFPPGRAALLADRDGATFGIWQGDLVTNWEAWRRAAPTFVRLHTRDAFDAAMFYGEILDWASGQPGCCEVEYDGGEVLLRSEGAVVARIDSGAVEAAPDPSVRPHWQIHFAVTDVPACARAAEKHGGSVLRDDGGREAILRDADGAQFTVTARGACR; from the coding sequence ATGAACCACCACAGCCCCGGTGGCGGACCGCGCGGACAGGACGTCGTCTCCACCCACTCCGTCTTCGGCGCACCCTGCTGGGTGAGCCTGACCAGCCGTGATCTTCAGGCCACGCAGGATTTCTACACGGCCGTACTGGGCTGGCAGTGGCGCACCGCCAAGCTCGGCGAGCACTTCCGGATCGCGCTGGCGGACGGCGTCCCGGTCGCGGGGATCGCCGCCGTCGCCTCCATGTGGCAGATGGCGGTGGCCTGGACGCCGTACTTCGCGGTGCGGGACGCGGACGTGGCCGTGTCCCGGGTCCGGGAGCGCGGCGGTACGGCGGCGGTCGGCCCGCTGTCCTTCCCGCCCGGCCGGGCCGCGCTGCTCGCCGACCGGGACGGCGCCACGTTCGGGATCTGGCAGGGCGACCTGGTCACCAACTGGGAGGCGTGGCGGCGGGCGGCGCCCACCTTCGTACGGCTGCACACCCGGGACGCCTTCGACGCGGCGATGTTCTACGGCGAGATCCTGGACTGGGCGTCCGGGCAGCCGGGCTGCTGCGAGGTGGAGTACGACGGCGGCGAGGTGCTGCTGCGCAGCGAGGGCGCCGTGGTGGCGCGCATCGACTCCGGCGCGGTGGAGGCCGCCCCGGACCCCTCGGTACGGCCGCACTGGCAGATCCACTTCGCGGTGACCGACGTGCCGGCCTGTGCCCGCGCGGCGGAGAAGCACGGCGGCAGCGTGCTGCGCGACGACGGCGGCCGGGAGGCGATCCTGCGCGACGCCGACGGCGCCCAGTTCACCGTCACCGCGCGCGGCGCCTGCCGCTGA
- a CDS encoding DUF5133 domain-containing protein yields the protein MLLPAKAEVARQLRRYRAWERVMLASPHDRTVRATFEDSGYTLCVLMGKRCAREAADAAERYLRTNLVTYLREQDGRPQPRRTARRAPPSERRSTAPSP from the coding sequence ATGCTGCTACCCGCCAAGGCCGAAGTGGCCCGGCAGCTGCGGCGATACCGGGCGTGGGAGCGCGTGATGCTCGCCTCGCCGCACGACCGCACGGTCCGGGCCACCTTCGAGGACTCGGGGTACACCCTGTGCGTGCTGATGGGCAAGCGCTGTGCCCGCGAGGCCGCGGACGCCGCCGAGCGCTATCTGCGCACGAACCTGGTCACCTATCTGCGGGAGCAGGACGGGCGGCCGCAGCCGCGCCGGACGGCGAGAAGAGCGCCGCCGTCGGAGCGGCGTTCCACGGCGCCAAGCCCCTGA
- the glgX gene encoding glycogen debranching protein GlgX, translating into MTARTSRAGVPVWSGHPYPLGAAFDGQGTNFALFSEVAERVELILVDDAGAETPIRLHEVDGFVWHARLPGVGPGQRYGYRVHGPWQPALGHRCNPAKLLLDPYARAVDGQIDNHPSLYERAQDGPAPADSAGHSMLGVVTDPFFDWGDDRPPRTPYADSVIYEAHVRGLTRTHPDIPERLRGTYAGLAHPAVTEHLTSLGVTAVELMPVHQFVQDGILQDRGLSNYWGYNTIGFFAPHNAYAAFGTRGQQVNEFKAMVKALHAAGLEVILDVVYNHTAEGNEQGPTLSFRGIDNASYYRLVDGDWGHYYDTTGTGNSLLMRHPFVLQLIMDSLRYWVTEMHVDGFRFDLAATLARQFHEVDRLSAFFDLIQQDPVISRVKLIAEPWDLGEGGYQVGNFPPLWSEWNGKYRDAVRDFWRAEPGSLGEFASRLTGSSDIYQHSRRRPRASVNFVTAHDGFTLRDLVSYNDKHNEANGEDNRDGEGHNRSWNCGAEGDTDDPAVLELRARQQRNLLATLLLSQGIPMLCHGDELGRTQRGNNNAYCQDDETSWVDWDLTDEQRALLGFTRRLIALRAAHPVLRRRRFFRGETATHARQPLPDLVWLRPDAREMTDRDWQRADAHSVGAFLNGDAIAERDPYGRPMADDSFLLLVNGYWEPVVFRLPDDSFGERWTTLIDTADPDGVPDERERKAGTRLRVEARGLVLLSRPSRAAAERAGEALGKGRDGAGRVSGRRRAR; encoded by the coding sequence GTGACCGCCCGCACGTCACGCGCAGGGGTGCCCGTCTGGAGCGGGCACCCCTACCCGCTGGGCGCCGCCTTCGACGGACAGGGCACCAACTTCGCCCTGTTCAGCGAGGTCGCCGAGCGCGTGGAGCTGATCCTCGTCGACGACGCCGGTGCCGAGACCCCGATCCGGCTGCACGAGGTCGACGGGTTCGTCTGGCACGCCCGTCTGCCCGGCGTCGGCCCCGGGCAGCGCTACGGCTACCGGGTGCACGGCCCCTGGCAGCCCGCGCTCGGCCACCGCTGCAACCCCGCGAAGCTGCTGCTCGACCCGTACGCCCGCGCCGTGGACGGCCAGATCGACAACCACCCCTCGCTGTACGAGCGTGCCCAGGACGGCCCCGCCCCCGCCGACAGCGCCGGCCACTCCATGCTGGGCGTGGTCACCGACCCGTTCTTCGACTGGGGCGACGACCGGCCGCCGCGGACGCCGTACGCGGACTCGGTGATCTACGAGGCCCATGTCCGCGGCCTGACCCGCACCCACCCGGACATCCCCGAGCGGCTGCGCGGCACCTACGCCGGCCTCGCGCACCCGGCCGTGACCGAGCACCTCACCTCGCTCGGCGTCACGGCGGTGGAGCTGATGCCGGTGCACCAGTTCGTCCAGGACGGCATCCTCCAGGACCGCGGGCTGTCCAACTACTGGGGCTACAACACCATCGGCTTCTTCGCCCCGCACAACGCCTACGCCGCCTTCGGCACCCGCGGCCAGCAGGTCAACGAGTTCAAGGCCATGGTGAAGGCGCTGCACGCGGCCGGCCTCGAAGTCATCCTCGACGTGGTCTACAACCACACCGCCGAGGGCAACGAACAGGGCCCCACGCTGTCCTTCCGGGGCATCGACAACGCCTCCTACTACCGCCTGGTCGACGGCGACTGGGGGCACTACTACGACACCACCGGCACCGGCAACAGCCTGCTGATGCGGCACCCCTTCGTGCTCCAGCTGATCATGGACTCGCTGCGGTACTGGGTCACCGAGATGCATGTCGACGGCTTCCGCTTCGACCTCGCCGCCACCCTCGCCCGGCAGTTCCACGAGGTGGACCGGCTCTCGGCGTTCTTCGACCTGATCCAGCAGGACCCGGTGATCAGCCGCGTGAAGCTGATCGCCGAGCCGTGGGACCTGGGCGAGGGCGGCTACCAGGTGGGCAACTTCCCGCCGCTGTGGTCGGAGTGGAACGGCAAGTACCGGGACGCCGTACGGGACTTCTGGCGCGCCGAGCCCGGCTCGCTCGGCGAGTTCGCCTCCCGGCTCACCGGCTCCTCGGACATCTACCAGCACAGCCGGCGCCGGCCGCGCGCGAGCGTCAACTTCGTCACCGCGCACGACGGTTTCACGCTGCGCGACCTGGTGTCGTACAACGACAAGCACAACGAGGCCAACGGCGAGGACAACCGGGACGGGGAGGGCCACAACCGGTCCTGGAACTGCGGCGCGGAGGGCGACACCGACGACCCGGCCGTCCTGGAGCTGCGCGCCCGCCAGCAGCGCAACCTGCTGGCCACGCTGCTGCTGTCGCAGGGCATCCCCATGCTGTGCCACGGCGACGAGCTCGGCCGCACCCAGCGGGGCAACAACAACGCCTACTGCCAGGACGACGAGACCTCGTGGGTGGACTGGGACCTCACCGACGAGCAGCGCGCCCTCCTCGGCTTCACCCGGCGCCTGATCGCCCTGCGCGCCGCCCACCCGGTGCTGCGCCGGCGCCGCTTCTTCCGCGGCGAGACCGCGACCCACGCCCGGCAGCCGCTGCCCGACCTGGTGTGGCTGCGGCCCGACGCCCGGGAGATGACCGACCGGGACTGGCAGCGCGCGGACGCGCACTCGGTCGGCGCGTTCCTCAACGGCGACGCCATCGCCGAACGCGACCCCTACGGCCGTCCCATGGCCGACGACTCCTTCCTGCTGCTCGTCAACGGCTACTGGGAGCCGGTCGTCTTCCGCCTGCCCGACGACTCCTTCGGCGAGCGCTGGACCACGCTGATCGACACCGCCGACCCCGACGGCGTCCCCGACGAACGCGAACGCAAGGCGGGCACCCGGCTCCGTGTCGAGGCTCGCGGCCTGGTCCTGCTGTCCCGCCCGTCCCGTGCCGCGGCCGAGCGGGCCGGTGAGGCTCTCGGGAAGGGGCGGGACGGCGCCGGGCGGGTCAGCGGCAGGCGCCGCGCGCGGTGA
- a CDS encoding pep a2: MKTAVPCYYHLDVEVGPERVGQVGRILAAHLRYWDLDNLVDPVCRGAELLLRAIDAHARNKRTSIELWWNGQHLITAFGGDDPDLRPDPDLRSCLADIAAMSDGWGCCASDTGITIIWFSQRARAGQRVPLVPLAPAPTLRTDLEVPRDEPVTVLAGRASAGDAALEGSR, from the coding sequence ATGAAGACCGCAGTGCCCTGCTACTACCACCTCGACGTGGAGGTCGGTCCGGAACGGGTGGGACAGGTCGGCCGCATCCTGGCCGCCCATCTGCGCTACTGGGATCTGGACAACCTCGTGGACCCCGTCTGCCGCGGCGCCGAGCTGCTGCTGCGGGCGATCGACGCGCACGCGAGGAACAAGCGCACCTCCATCGAGCTGTGGTGGAACGGCCAGCACCTCATCACCGCCTTCGGCGGCGACGACCCGGATCTGCGCCCGGACCCGGACCTGCGGTCCTGCCTGGCGGACATCGCCGCCATGAGCGACGGCTGGGGCTGCTGCGCCTCGGACACCGGCATCACCATCATCTGGTTCTCGCAGCGGGCCCGGGCCGGCCAGCGCGTCCCGCTGGTGCCGCTCGCCCCCGCGCCCACGCTGCGCACGGACCTGGAGGTGCCCCGCGACGAGCCGGTGACCGTGCTGGCCGGCCGGGCGTCCGCCGGTGACGCCGCCCTGGAGGGCAGCCGGTGA
- a CDS encoding alpha-1,4-glucan--maltose-1-phosphate maltosyltransferase, with translation MRRTPAIGRVPVRDVRPAVECGRRPAKAVAGETFEVTATVFREGQDAVGANVVLRDPKGRRGPWTPMRELAPGSDRWGAEITPDVTGRWTFRVEAWSHPLAAWRHTASVKVPAGIDTGLVLEEGAELYERAAAGVPKGPERDLVLAAARALGDDTLSVHHRLKAALSPEVEEVLARYPLRELVTASDAMPLLVERERALYGSWYEFFPRSEGTAERPHGTFRTAARRLGPIARMGFDVVYLPPVHPIGTTHRKGPNNSLTAGPDDVGVPWAIGSPEGGHDAVHPDLGTLEDFDFFVAEAGRLGLEVALDFALQCSPDHPWVEKHPDWFHHRPDGSIAYAENPPKKYQDIYPLAFDADMDGLVAESVRILRHWMDHGVRIFRVDNPHTKPVVFWERVIAEINRRDPDVIFLAEAFTRPAMMHTLAQIGFQQSYTYFTWRNSKQELTEYLTELSGEAAAYMRPNLFPNTPDILHAYLQHGGRPAFEVRAVLAATLSPAWGIYSGYELCENTPLREGGEEYLDSEKYQLRSRDWEAAEREGRSIAPLVTRLNTIRRRHPALRYLRNLHFHHTDNDAVLAYSKRTGTDTVVVVVNLDPHHTQEATVSLDMPRLGLDPHESVPVHDELTGETYHWSGTAYVRLTPGRAPAHVLHVGRSAPRTGGPAAS, from the coding sequence ATGCGCAGGACCCCGGCCATCGGCCGTGTACCGGTACGTGATGTCCGGCCGGCCGTGGAGTGCGGCAGGCGCCCGGCGAAAGCGGTGGCCGGGGAGACGTTCGAGGTCACGGCCACCGTGTTCCGCGAAGGGCAGGACGCCGTGGGCGCGAATGTGGTCCTGCGCGATCCGAAGGGCCGGCGCGGCCCCTGGACGCCGATGCGGGAACTGGCGCCGGGCAGCGACCGCTGGGGAGCGGAGATCACCCCGGACGTGACGGGACGCTGGACCTTCCGCGTGGAGGCGTGGAGCCATCCGCTGGCCGCCTGGCGGCACACCGCGTCGGTGAAGGTGCCGGCCGGGATCGATACCGGGCTGGTGCTGGAGGAGGGCGCGGAGCTGTACGAGCGGGCCGCCGCAGGGGTGCCCAAGGGCCCGGAGCGGGACCTCGTGCTGGCCGCCGCCCGGGCCCTCGGCGACGACACCCTCTCGGTCCACCACCGGCTGAAGGCCGCGCTGTCCCCGGAGGTGGAGGAGGTGCTCGCCCGGTATCCGCTGCGGGAGCTGGTCACCGCCTCCGACGCGATGCCGCTGCTGGTGGAGCGCGAACGCGCGCTGTACGGCTCCTGGTACGAGTTCTTCCCGCGCTCCGAGGGCACCGCCGAACGCCCGCACGGCACCTTCCGCACCGCCGCCCGCCGGCTGGGCCCGATCGCCCGGATGGGCTTCGACGTCGTCTACCTCCCGCCCGTCCACCCCATCGGCACCACCCACCGCAAAGGCCCCAACAACTCCCTGACCGCCGGCCCCGACGACGTCGGCGTGCCCTGGGCGATCGGCTCCCCCGAGGGCGGCCACGACGCCGTCCACCCGGACCTGGGCACCCTGGAGGACTTCGACTTCTTCGTCGCCGAGGCCGGCAGGCTCGGCCTGGAAGTGGCCCTGGACTTCGCGCTCCAGTGCTCACCGGACCACCCGTGGGTGGAGAAGCACCCCGACTGGTTCCACCACCGCCCCGACGGCTCGATCGCCTACGCCGAGAACCCGCCGAAGAAGTACCAGGACATCTACCCCCTGGCCTTCGACGCCGACATGGACGGCCTGGTCGCCGAGAGCGTGCGGATCCTGCGGCACTGGATGGACCACGGCGTGCGCATCTTCCGCGTCGACAACCCGCACACCAAACCGGTCGTCTTCTGGGAGCGGGTCATCGCCGAGATCAACCGCCGCGACCCGGACGTGATCTTCCTGGCGGAGGCCTTCACCCGCCCGGCGATGATGCACACCCTGGCCCAGATCGGCTTCCAGCAGTCCTACACGTACTTCACCTGGCGCAACAGCAAGCAGGAGCTGACGGAGTACCTGACCGAGCTGTCGGGCGAGGCGGCGGCCTACATGCGGCCGAACCTCTTCCCCAACACCCCCGACATCCTGCACGCCTACCTCCAGCACGGCGGACGGCCCGCGTTCGAGGTCCGGGCCGTGCTCGCCGCGACCCTCTCCCCCGCCTGGGGCATCTACTCCGGCTACGAACTGTGCGAGAACACTCCGCTGCGCGAGGGCGGCGAGGAGTACCTGGACTCGGAGAAGTACCAGCTCAGGTCCCGTGACTGGGAAGCCGCCGAACGCGAGGGCCGCAGCATCGCGCCGCTCGTCACCCGCCTCAACACCATCCGCCGCCGCCACCCGGCACTCCGGTACCTGCGCAACCTCCACTTCCACCACACCGACAACGACGCCGTGCTGGCGTACAGCAAGCGCACCGGGACGGACACGGTCGTCGTGGTCGTCAACCTCGACCCGCACCACACCCAGGAGGCCACGGTCTCACTGGACATGCCGCGACTCGGCCTGGACCCGCACGAGTCCGTGCCGGTGCACGACGAACTGACCGGCGAGACATACCACTGGAGCGGCACCGCCTACGTGCGGCTCACGCCCGGCCGGGCGCCGGCGCACGTGCTCCACGTCGGGCGCTCGGCGCCCCGGACCGGAGGGCCCGCAGCGTCATGA